A window from Megalobrama amblycephala isolate DHTTF-2021 linkage group LG21, ASM1881202v1, whole genome shotgun sequence encodes these proteins:
- the cdab gene encoding cytidine deaminase b, with amino-acid sequence MGDQKMRHELINGLNGHLLEIKELIRKSLEAKKFAYCPYSKFRVGAALLTHDGTVFTGCNVENACFNLGICAERIAISKAVSEGYRDFKAIAIASDMCEHFISPCGGCRQFMREFGANWDVYLSKPDGSYVEMTVEELLPASFGPEDLRMKKVNIRNEF; translated from the exons ATGGGAGACCAAAAGATGAGACATGAGCTTATTAATGGGTTGAATGGGCACTTGTTGGAAATAAAAGAGTTGATTCGGAAGTCTCTAGAGGCCAAGAAGTTTGCCTACTGCCCCTACAGCAAGTTCCGAGTCGGGGCGGCACTCCTGACACACGACGGGACGGTTTTCACAG GCTGTAATGTGGAAAACGCATGCTTCAACTTGGGAATCTGTGCTGAGAGAATTGCCATCTCAAAAGCTGTATCAGAGGGCTACAGGGATTTCAAAGCCATTGCTATTGCGAG TGATATGTGTGAGCACTTCATTTCCCCCTGTGGAGGCTGCAGGCAGTTCATGAGGGAG TTTGGTGCAAACTGGGACGTGTATTTGTCCAAACCGGATGGTTCCTATGTGGAGATGACCGTTGAGGAACTGCTGCCTGCGTCTTTTGGTCCCGAGGACTTGAGAATGAAAAAAGTGAATATACGGAATGAGTTTTGA